One genomic region from Ptychodera flava strain L36383 chromosome 5, AS_Pfla_20210202, whole genome shotgun sequence encodes:
- the LOC139133353 gene encoding transmembrane protein 234 homolog isoform X3, protein MIYNAVWLTVVAFLWGATNPLIKQGSAGIDKIQKSNAVWQFVAEIIYLTTNWKYIVPFLINQSGSLVYYPTLASVDLSLAVPITNSLTFIFTTLTGKILGEKIGNKETYIGMVFVVAGVSLCVMDEAFTGKS, encoded by the exons ATGATCTATAATGCTGTGTGGTTGACAGTTGTTGCATTTCTGTGGGGTGCCACAAACCCTCTCATCAAACAAGGAAGTGCGGGAATTGATAAGATCCAGAAATCCAATGCAGTCTGGCAGTTTGTGGCAGAGATTATATATCTTACAACGAATTGGAAG TACATTGTACCGTTTCTCATCAACCAGAGTGGTTCACTAGTTTATTACCCGACTCTGGCATCTGTAG ACTTGTCACTTGCTGTGCCCATAACAAATTCCCTGACATTTATTTTCACTACATTGACTGGAAAAATACTGGGAGAAAAAATTGGTAATAAAG AAACCTATATTGGAATGGTGTTTGTCGTGGCTGGTGTGTCCCTCTGTGTTATGGACGAGGCATTCACTGGAAAATCATGA